The Phoenix dactylifera cultivar Barhee BC4 chromosome 17, palm_55x_up_171113_PBpolish2nd_filt_p, whole genome shotgun sequence genome contains a region encoding:
- the LOC103720734 gene encoding chaperone protein dnaJ GFA2, mitochondrial-like, whose protein sequence is MRPAAGARLFFWCARRSQRSTFPLLDESPVPPLEGSSRRLAAGICSSSSPKTANWRRFEISNGPFQGHYIPSRLFHGTRSTSARDYYEVLGVSKNASASEIKKAYYALAKKLHPDTNKDDADAERKFQEVQRAYEVLKDEEKRSLYDQVGPDAFEQAASGGDPRGPFGGSGFGNPFEDLFSGAGGMNDFFKNIFRDRDFGGQDVKVSLEISFMEAVQGCTKTVTFQTSVPCEACDGTGVPPGTRPETCRPCRGSGMIFMQNGPFRLQTTCSQCGGSGKTVKSLCKSCKGRRVAKGIKSVKLDVMPGLDDNETIRIYRSGGADPEGSQPGDLYVTIKVREDPVFRREKADIHVDAVLNVTQAILGGTIQVPTLTGDVVLKVRPGTQPGQKVVLKGKGIKTRNSSSYGDQYVHFNVSIPVNLTQRQRTLIEEYAKEERGEYDKGAAAAGASG, encoded by the exons ATGCGGCCCGCCGCCGGCGCCAGGCTCTTCTTCTGGTGCGCCCGGAGGTCGCAGAGATCCACTTTCCCCCTCCTCGATGAGTCGCCAGTCCCTCCC TTGGAGGGTTCTTCTCGCCGGCTTGCAGCGGGGATTTGCAGCTCTTCTTCCCCCAAAACAG CGAATTGGAGGAGGTTTGAGATTTCGAATGGACCGTTTCAGGGGCACTATATTCCAAGCAGATTATTTCATG GAACAAGATCGACGTCTGCAAGAGACTACTATGAGGTACTAGGAGTGAGCAAGAATGCAAGTGCTTCAGAGATCAAGAAAGCATATTATGCG CTTGCAAAGAAGCTACATCCTGATACGAATAAAGATGATGCTGATGCAgaaaggaagttccaagaagtTCAGCGTGCTTATGAG GTCTTAAAGGATGAGGAAAAGCGCTCGCTTTATGACCAG GTTGGCCCTGATGCATTTGAACAAGCTGCTTCAGGAGGCGATCCTCGTGGACCATTTGGAGGTTCCGGATTTGGCAACCCATTTGAAGACTTATTTAGCGGTGCAGGGGGAATGAATGAT TTCTTCAAGAACATCTTCAGAGATAGAGACTTTGGAGGACAAGATGTCAag gtttctcttgaaatttCATTCATGGAAGCAGTCCAAGGGTGCACCAAAACAGTGACATTCCAAACTTCTGTACCCTGTGAAGCTTGTG ATGGGACTGGTGTTCCTCCTGGAACAAGACCTGAAACATGTAGGCCTTGCAGAGGCTCAGGAATG atattcatgcaaaatggcCCCTTCAGGCTGCAGACAACCTGTTCCCAATGTGGGGGATCTGGGAAAACTGTGAAG AGCCTCTGCAAGTCATGCAAGGGACGGAGAGTTGCGAAAGGAATAAAATCAGTCAAGCTGGATGTGATGCCTG GACTGGATGACAATGAAACTATAAGAATTTATAGAAGTGGTGGGGCAGATCCTGAGGGCAGTCAGCCTGGTGATCTTTATGTTACTATCAAG GTTCGAGAGGACCCTGTTTTCCGAAGAGAAAAAGCTGATATCCACGTAGATGCTGTGCTAAATGTCACTCAG GCGATATTAGGTGGAACCATTCAAGTTCCAACTCTCACAGGGGATGTTGTTCTTAAG GTTCGGCCTGGTACGCAACCTGGTCAGAAGGTCGTTTTGAAGGGGAAAG GAATAAAGACAAGGAACTCTTCCTCTTATGGGGATCAATATGTTCATTTTAATGTCAGCATCCCTGT GAATTTGACACAGAGACAGCGTACACTAATTGAAGAGTACGCGAAAGAGGAGCGAGGAGAATATGACAAGGGTGCTGCAGCTGCAGGAGCATCAGGATAA